In one Neobacillus sp. CF12 genomic region, the following are encoded:
- the fdhD gene encoding formate dehydrogenase accessory sulfurtransferase FdhD: MSKEITTSQNIVRYNGQSFIEEEDDIAVESALTIMVNGEEFATMVCTPSELEELVVGFLASEGMIRAFQDIKALHIDAETGFAYVDLVNPNKVKKDFHSKRFIGSCCGKGRQFYFQNDVKTAKTIMTRFTITPEQCHKLMKQMQDGSSHFQQTGGVHNAALCSSDGVVISRSDIGRHNALDKLFGYCLIHRVPLKDKIIAFSGRISSEVLLKAAKIGVGIILSKSAPTNLAINLADELGITAVGFIRGKGFNVYTHQDRIEGLEYKPVTTSCM, translated from the coding sequence GTGTCAAAGGAAATCACTACTTCTCAAAATATTGTCAGATATAATGGACAAAGCTTTATTGAGGAAGAGGATGATATCGCCGTCGAATCAGCCTTAACCATCATGGTAAATGGGGAAGAATTTGCAACGATGGTATGCACCCCCTCTGAGTTAGAAGAATTAGTCGTTGGCTTTCTGGCTTCCGAAGGGATGATCCGTGCATTTCAAGATATTAAAGCTCTTCACATTGATGCCGAAACAGGATTTGCCTATGTCGACCTAGTCAATCCGAACAAAGTGAAAAAGGATTTCCATTCGAAACGATTTATTGGTTCCTGTTGTGGCAAAGGAAGACAATTCTACTTTCAAAATGATGTCAAAACGGCGAAAACGATTATGACGAGGTTTACAATTACACCGGAGCAATGCCATAAGTTAATGAAGCAAATGCAGGATGGTTCCTCCCATTTTCAACAAACGGGTGGTGTTCATAATGCTGCATTATGTTCAAGTGATGGAGTCGTGATTTCACGATCCGATATTGGCCGACATAATGCTCTAGATAAATTATTTGGGTACTGCTTAATTCATCGAGTTCCATTAAAAGATAAGATCATCGCCTTTAGCGGCCGGATCTCATCAGAGGTTTTACTCAAGGCAGCGAAGATTGGCGTCGGGATTATCCTTTCAAAATCTGCGCCAACCAATCTCGCGATCAATTTGGCAGATGAACTTGGAATCACAGCCGTAGGGTTTATCCGTGGCAAGGGGTTTAATGTATATACTCATCAGGACCGAATCGAAGGACTTGAATATAAGCCTGTAACAACATCCTGTATGTAA
- a CDS encoding M3 family oligoendopeptidase produces the protein MEKISYPKVWNLDKVFMGEGKSSQFLDHMNRLEDLVHELEGSLHSFITPLSTNEVIKVVHLIENIGNIRLYLSQANSFIICLLAQNPKDQDAASLRGKIAQKESRFEKELSKVKKILTYTKEDVWESLLETEELQEYRFILNEWRENADRNLSEEEQNLISDLMVDGYHAWGHFYNNLISSIIVTIHINGKEENLSVGQAINLRSHPNEEVRKEAHYVLESIWKEKEELFSKILNHIAGFRIQVNNKRGIKSVIEDPLKKNRMKEETLNTMWTVVSKYKQPFSNYLKRKAEMIGDSSMKAHNFWAPVTNSKQEITFVEAASLITEHFSQFGSELEGFVKQAFNEGWIEAEDRPNKSAIPFCAGFPLTGESRVFMTFSGTFLNVLTLVHELGHAFHNHAMKSVKGMNKRYPLSIAETASTFSEMIIFDGAMKKANSKEEKLFILDEKLKRSVMNFMNIHSRFLFEQRFYMERTGGIVSAHRLNQLMEESINEAYAGSLEQPSIYSWVWTPHYYITQSPFYNFPYTFGYLFALGIYAKAKEKGKDFEKDYLALLRDSGSMTVEDLVMKHLGEDISSEEFWEKGMELCVKDAEEFLKLTSS, from the coding sequence ATGGAGAAAATAAGCTATCCGAAAGTGTGGAATTTAGATAAGGTCTTTATGGGGGAAGGCAAATCAAGTCAATTTTTAGATCATATGAATCGATTAGAAGATCTTGTACATGAACTAGAAGGTAGTCTTCATTCATTTATTACCCCACTTTCAACAAATGAAGTAATCAAAGTGGTACATTTAATAGAAAACATCGGAAACATTCGCTTGTACTTATCGCAAGCTAATTCGTTTATCATTTGTCTCCTTGCACAAAATCCAAAGGATCAAGATGCTGCTAGTTTACGAGGCAAAATTGCTCAAAAAGAATCTCGTTTTGAAAAGGAATTATCGAAAGTAAAGAAGATATTAACATATACAAAGGAAGATGTTTGGGAAAGTTTACTAGAAACCGAAGAATTACAAGAATATAGATTTATTCTAAACGAATGGCGTGAAAATGCGGATAGGAATTTGTCAGAAGAGGAGCAAAATTTGATTTCTGATTTAATGGTTGATGGATACCATGCTTGGGGACATTTCTATAATAATTTAATAAGTAGTATTATCGTAACTATTCATATAAATGGAAAAGAAGAGAATCTATCAGTTGGACAAGCCATTAACTTGCGGTCGCATCCTAATGAAGAAGTCCGTAAGGAAGCTCATTATGTATTAGAATCTATATGGAAAGAGAAAGAAGAATTATTCAGTAAAATACTAAATCACATTGCTGGCTTTCGGATACAGGTAAATAACAAACGCGGGATAAAAAGTGTAATAGAAGATCCTTTGAAAAAGAACAGAATGAAGGAAGAAACGCTGAATACGATGTGGACAGTGGTCAGTAAATATAAACAACCTTTCTCGAATTACTTGAAGCGAAAAGCGGAAATGATAGGCGACTCTAGTATGAAGGCTCATAACTTTTGGGCTCCTGTTACAAATAGTAAGCAAGAGATAACATTCGTGGAAGCTGCTTCACTAATAACAGAACATTTTAGTCAGTTTGGATCCGAATTAGAAGGCTTCGTTAAGCAAGCTTTCAATGAAGGTTGGATAGAGGCCGAAGATCGTCCAAATAAGTCCGCTATTCCATTTTGTGCTGGTTTTCCACTCACAGGTGAATCAAGAGTTTTTATGACATTTAGCGGTACTTTTTTAAATGTGTTAACACTTGTTCATGAGCTGGGGCATGCTTTCCATAATCATGCCATGAAGTCTGTTAAGGGGATGAATAAGCGTTATCCATTAAGTATTGCTGAAACAGCTTCAACCTTCTCCGAAATGATTATTTTTGATGGTGCTATGAAAAAGGCAAATTCCAAAGAAGAAAAATTATTTATACTGGATGAAAAATTAAAACGCAGTGTAATGAACTTCATGAATATTCATTCGAGGTTCTTATTCGAGCAGAGATTTTACATGGAACGTACTGGAGGTATTGTTTCAGCCCATCGCCTAAATCAGTTAATGGAAGAATCAATCAATGAGGCGTATGCTGGCTCCCTAGAACAACCTTCCATTTATTCTTGGGTTTGGACACCACACTACTATATTACTCAATCGCCTTTTTATAATTTCCCATATACGTTTGGGTATTTATTTGCATTGGGCATTTATGCAAAGGCAAAGGAGAAAGGGAAAGACTTTGAGAAAGATTATTTAGCCTTACTTCGTGATTCAGGAAGTATGACTGTGGAAGATTTAGTGATGAAACATTTAGGAGAAGATATTTCTTCAGAGGAATTCTGGGAAAAAGGAATGGAATTATGCGTAAAAGATGCAGAAGAATTCCTTAAACTAACTTCTTCTTAA
- a CDS encoding GtrA family protein translates to MTIMRAAMMIVSKELFLKFIKYSVVGCISVLIYFLSVFVLVELFDIGPIFASTLSFIIMTYISFLLNKKYTFGSDFSYNQLLRFLIVSAIGFTLRHLNLFVRKLRMI, encoded by the coding sequence ATGACCATAATGAGAGCTGCTATGATGATTGTAAGTAAAGAACTATTTTTAAAATTTATTAAATACAGTGTTGTGGGCTGCATAAGCGTGCTCATTTATTTTCTTTCCGTTTTCGTCCTAGTTGAACTTTTTGACATAGGACCTATTTTCGCATCAACACTTTCCTTTATCATCATGACGTATATCTCATTTCTATTAAACAAAAAATATACCTTTGGCAGCGACTTCTCCTACAATCAATTGTTGCGTTTTCTCATTGTTTCTGCCATTGGTTTCACCTTGAGACATCTCAATCTTTTTGTTCGGAAGCTTCGTATGATTTAA
- a CDS encoding 2-oxoglutarate dehydrogenase E1 component: protein MGVQKNEHNPWRKFNGPNLGYVIEQYERYTNGEDTIDPKLKELFIKWGSPLSFESSHAEETLNHESVNPNNSINIQKVLKVVKLFEEIRSNGHLAANMNPLEGNLQNQELFNPEKYGVSEQDLKAIPSKIVWEEAPADIQTAWDAINHLKRIYTSTLAYEFNHVHHMDERAWLTQMVETGSLHRTLSKEEQTNLLQSLTEVEGFEQFLHKTFVGQKRFSIEGVDMLVPMLNGAVHEGFGDGARNVVIGMAHRGRLSVLAHVLNKPYRKMFSEFQHSSAKQQGPSEDLVDISEGWTGDVKYHLGRNRFMEGLGNVRARITLANNPSHLEFVDPVVEGFARAAQEDRKNAGYPKQDVKSAFAILVHGDAAFPGQGIVAETLNLSGLKGYRTGGTIHIIANNMVGFTTDSHDSRSTRYSSDLAKGFEIPIVHVNADDPEACLAAIRLAYQYRTRFQKDFLIDLVGYRRFGHNEMDDAAVTQPQVYKKIAIHPTVRALYSKQLQNRGILKQEEVEHINRSVQEMLQAEFDKVSEKKQSETFAEVEVPRVISKGIPPVETSVPLDTLRELNQDLLKWPEGFHVYPKLKRILERRDQALEENGKVEWAVAEVLAFGSMLKDGTPIRLTGQDSERGTFAQRHIVLHDSETNDTYSPLHQLPAARASFAVHNSPLSEAAVVGFEYGYNVFAPETLVIWEAQYGDFANTAQPLYDQFVSSARAKWGQKSGLILLLPHGYEGQGPEHSSARPERFLQLAAENNWTVANLTSAAQYFHILRRQASILGTEFVRPLVIMTPKSLLRHPFVASPGTALSEGHFQTVVEQPELGKETDKVKRLVLTTGKMAIDLAVDIDSKKEKRSLEEIHIVRIEQLYPFPQEKVEAILMRYPNLKEIIWVQEEPKNMGAWYYIAPTLFDLASGSLTVGYIGRPERSSTAGGDPIVHKKEQECIIQQALNYIESSRYTETRKRV from the coding sequence ATGGGAGTACAAAAAAATGAACATAATCCATGGCGGAAATTTAATGGTCCAAACTTGGGATATGTAATCGAACAATATGAGCGATACACGAACGGTGAAGACACCATTGATCCAAAATTAAAAGAACTTTTTATTAAATGGGGCTCACCTTTGTCTTTTGAGTCAAGTCATGCCGAAGAAACCCTCAATCATGAATCTGTTAATCCTAATAATTCCATAAATATACAGAAAGTACTTAAAGTGGTGAAACTGTTTGAAGAAATTCGTTCAAACGGTCATTTAGCGGCAAACATGAACCCATTAGAGGGGAATCTACAAAATCAAGAGTTGTTTAATCCAGAAAAATATGGGGTAAGTGAGCAAGACTTGAAAGCGATTCCATCCAAAATTGTTTGGGAGGAAGCACCAGCAGATATTCAAACCGCATGGGATGCGATCAACCATTTAAAGCGTATTTATACCTCCACACTGGCCTATGAATTTAACCATGTGCATCATATGGATGAACGAGCATGGTTAACTCAAATGGTGGAGACAGGTTCCTTGCATCGCACCTTATCTAAAGAAGAACAAACGAACTTGTTACAAAGTCTGACAGAGGTTGAAGGATTTGAACAATTTTTGCATAAAACCTTTGTCGGTCAAAAGAGATTTTCCATTGAAGGCGTTGACATGCTTGTACCCATGCTGAATGGAGCTGTGCACGAAGGTTTCGGTGATGGAGCACGTAATGTCGTGATTGGAATGGCGCATCGCGGCCGCCTAAGTGTCCTTGCGCATGTGTTAAACAAGCCATACAGAAAAATGTTCTCTGAATTTCAGCACTCGTCTGCCAAACAACAGGGTCCGTCAGAAGATTTAGTCGACATAAGTGAGGGCTGGACTGGAGATGTGAAATACCATTTAGGCCGAAATCGATTCATGGAAGGCCTCGGAAACGTTCGCGCACGAATTACCTTAGCTAATAATCCGAGTCATCTTGAATTTGTCGATCCGGTAGTCGAAGGTTTTGCAAGAGCTGCCCAAGAAGATCGAAAAAATGCGGGTTACCCTAAGCAGGATGTTAAGAGTGCATTTGCGATTTTGGTCCATGGAGATGCAGCCTTTCCGGGTCAGGGAATTGTAGCGGAGACCTTGAATTTAAGCGGGCTAAAAGGATATCGAACAGGTGGAACCATCCATATCATTGCCAATAACATGGTCGGCTTCACGACAGATAGCCACGATTCTCGTTCGACGAGATATTCGAGTGACTTAGCCAAAGGATTTGAGATTCCGATTGTACATGTAAATGCGGACGATCCAGAAGCTTGTCTGGCTGCAATACGTCTGGCCTATCAATACCGTACTCGGTTCCAAAAGGACTTTTTGATTGATTTAGTTGGATACCGGCGATTTGGCCACAATGAAATGGACGATGCAGCGGTTACCCAGCCACAGGTTTATAAAAAAATCGCGATCCATCCAACGGTAAGAGCGCTGTATTCCAAACAGTTACAAAATAGAGGCATTCTCAAACAAGAAGAAGTGGAGCACATTAATCGCAGCGTGCAAGAAATGTTGCAAGCTGAGTTTGACAAAGTGTCCGAGAAGAAGCAGAGTGAAACCTTTGCAGAAGTAGAGGTTCCGAGGGTGATCTCCAAAGGAATTCCACCGGTGGAAACAAGTGTGCCCCTTGATACCCTTCGTGAATTAAACCAAGATTTGCTGAAATGGCCGGAAGGTTTTCATGTTTATCCAAAATTAAAGCGGATTCTGGAGCGCCGTGATCAGGCACTAGAAGAGAACGGGAAAGTAGAATGGGCGGTAGCAGAAGTGCTGGCATTTGGGTCGATGTTAAAAGATGGTACGCCGATTCGACTAACCGGCCAAGATTCTGAGCGTGGAACGTTTGCGCAGCGGCACATTGTGCTCCACGACTCGGAAACAAACGATACCTATTCACCATTACACCAGCTTCCGGCAGCACGAGCTTCGTTTGCGGTTCATAATAGTCCGCTGTCGGAAGCAGCTGTTGTAGGGTTTGAATATGGTTATAATGTATTTGCTCCTGAAACACTTGTCATATGGGAAGCACAATATGGCGACTTTGCCAACACAGCACAACCCCTCTATGATCAATTTGTTTCATCCGCAAGAGCAAAATGGGGGCAAAAATCAGGGCTTATCCTCCTGTTGCCTCACGGGTATGAAGGCCAAGGTCCGGAACATTCCAGTGCCCGTCCGGAACGTTTTTTACAGTTAGCAGCTGAAAACAACTGGACAGTTGCCAACCTGACAAGTGCCGCCCAATATTTTCATATTTTACGCCGTCAAGCCTCCATCTTAGGCACAGAGTTTGTTCGGCCATTGGTGATTATGACACCAAAGAGTCTGCTTCGCCACCCGTTTGTCGCTTCTCCTGGTACTGCGCTAAGCGAAGGCCATTTCCAGACAGTTGTGGAACAGCCTGAGCTAGGAAAAGAGACGGATAAGGTAAAGCGTTTAGTATTAACAACTGGCAAGATGGCCATTGATTTGGCTGTAGATATCGACTCAAAGAAAGAAAAGCGAAGCTTAGAAGAGATACACATCGTTCGAATCGAACAATTGTATCCATTTCCTCAGGAAAAAGTAGAAGCAATCTTGATGCGTTACCCAAACTTGAAGGAAATCATTTGGGTACAGGAAGAACCGAAAAATATGGGCGCGTGGTACTATATCGCCCCTACACTTTTTGATCTTGCTTCCGGCAGCCTGACAGTTGGTTACATTGGACGTCCGGAGCGTTCAAGTACGGCAGGCGGCGATCCAATCGTTCATAAGAAGGAACAAGAATGCATTATCCAACAAGCTTTGAACTATATAGAGTCTAGTAGATACACAGAAACAAGAAAGAGAGTTTAG
- a CDS encoding FdhF/YdeP family oxidoreductase — translation MGKTLHPGPQKKSKLPAPKHWVSPIPFGLGKIKPKHIRDTMKIAWDNKDNIGYATNIITKGVCDGCALGVSGLHDQTLDGPHLCTTRLNVLRLNTMPAIKPEILHADIDELRKYDSTELRKLGRIPYPMIRRKGERKFSRITWDDAMGMIAAKMKTLEPKQYAFYLTARGITNESYYVAAKVARFLGTNNIDNASRICHAPSKTALKRSIGVGASTSNYLDWIGTDVLLFWGSVASNASPVSSKYMLEAKKKGTKIIVVNPYREPAMDKYWIPSNPESALFGTKLADDFYQVNIGGDIAFMHGIMKHWFDMEDKAFGSAINHEFVAKHVNGYAELKKKVQELSWQEIVESSGVTRERIIELAELLANSKNAVYAWALGLTMHSFATDNISQVANLALLRGHLGRKYAGLMPFRGHSSVQGSGEMGADPFVLPGGGWDAKNVERIEKLWDFELPNWQGDIVGVTLENIVLPEDHERKVKLYYLSGGNFLETMPDPDFIEKALSQLDIRVHQDIILNTSTLVDAKEAVIVLPAKTRYEQEGGGTSTSTERMVYFSPEIHGNKNAITEARAEWKIYIDLAKRVKPETAHLVDFSDGQSIRDEIAKGNPDYDGIQHLKNQGDVFQWGGAWLCEDGICPTPDGRGSLIPVDIPDLNKKPEQFIVTSRRGKQFNSMVYKEVDPLNGAGRYDVLMSPVDGQKLSIAEGEGIVVYNGFGVFQGRAKFVDIAPGNIEVHFPEGNFLLPRGRYEKFAGIPDYNITVHVEKAERYNARKDTEYVERPIPDLETEVS, via the coding sequence ATGGGAAAAACACTACATCCAGGACCACAGAAGAAATCAAAGCTACCAGCTCCCAAACATTGGGTAAGTCCAATTCCTTTTGGACTCGGAAAAATCAAACCAAAGCATATTCGCGATACGATGAAAATTGCTTGGGATAATAAAGATAATATCGGATATGCCACCAATATCATTACAAAAGGAGTTTGTGACGGGTGTGCCCTTGGGGTATCGGGATTACATGACCAAACACTTGACGGACCGCATCTTTGTACCACACGCTTAAATGTTCTAAGGCTAAATACCATGCCTGCCATTAAGCCAGAAATCCTCCATGCTGATATTGATGAACTAAGAAAGTATGATAGTACAGAGCTTCGTAAGCTTGGGCGCATCCCATACCCAATGATTCGCCGAAAAGGAGAGCGGAAATTCTCCCGCATCACATGGGATGATGCAATGGGTATGATTGCAGCCAAGATGAAAACATTAGAGCCGAAGCAATATGCTTTTTATCTAACAGCTCGCGGGATTACAAATGAAAGTTACTATGTAGCAGCGAAAGTAGCCCGTTTCTTAGGGACCAATAACATCGATAATGCATCACGTATTTGTCATGCGCCAAGTAAAACCGCTTTAAAGCGTTCGATTGGTGTCGGTGCATCTACCTCTAACTATCTCGACTGGATCGGAACAGATGTATTATTGTTCTGGGGAAGCGTCGCCTCAAACGCATCACCTGTATCATCAAAATATATGCTTGAAGCAAAGAAAAAAGGGACCAAGATCATCGTCGTCAATCCTTACCGTGAACCAGCAATGGATAAATACTGGATCCCATCAAATCCGGAGTCTGCATTATTCGGAACAAAATTGGCAGATGATTTCTATCAAGTGAACATTGGTGGAGATATTGCCTTTATGCACGGAATTATGAAGCACTGGTTCGATATGGAAGACAAAGCATTTGGTTCTGCTATAAATCATGAGTTCGTAGCTAAGCATGTTAATGGCTATGCCGAGCTTAAGAAAAAAGTTCAAGAGCTATCCTGGCAAGAAATCGTTGAATCTTCTGGTGTAACTAGAGAACGAATCATTGAGCTAGCGGAGCTATTGGCAAACAGCAAGAATGCAGTTTATGCTTGGGCACTTGGTCTAACGATGCACTCCTTTGCGACAGATAATATATCTCAAGTTGCCAATCTTGCTCTTTTACGTGGACACCTCGGACGTAAATATGCCGGCTTAATGCCATTTCGTGGACATTCAAGTGTGCAGGGTAGTGGTGAAATGGGGGCGGACCCGTTCGTTCTCCCTGGCGGCGGCTGGGATGCAAAAAATGTGGAACGAATTGAAAAGCTGTGGGACTTTGAGCTTCCGAACTGGCAGGGTGATATTGTCGGTGTTACACTTGAGAACATTGTCCTTCCAGAAGACCATGAGCGAAAAGTGAAATTGTATTATTTATCGGGCGGAAACTTCTTAGAAACGATGCCAGATCCGGACTTTATTGAAAAAGCATTATCTCAACTTGATATTCGAGTACACCAGGATATTATCTTAAACACTTCAACGTTAGTTGATGCCAAGGAAGCAGTCATTGTCTTGCCGGCAAAAACACGTTATGAGCAAGAAGGTGGCGGAACAAGTACCTCGACAGAGCGGATGGTCTACTTCTCCCCAGAAATTCACGGGAACAAAAATGCGATAACTGAAGCCCGTGCTGAGTGGAAGATTTATATTGATTTAGCCAAACGTGTAAAACCAGAAACCGCTCACTTAGTGGATTTCTCTGATGGACAGTCGATTCGTGATGAAATCGCGAAAGGGAACCCGGATTATGACGGCATTCAACATTTGAAAAATCAAGGAGATGTCTTCCAATGGGGCGGAGCATGGCTATGTGAAGACGGGATTTGCCCAACACCAGATGGCAGAGGCAGCTTAATCCCAGTCGACATTCCCGATTTAAATAAAAAACCTGAGCAATTTATTGTGACCTCACGTCGAGGTAAACAATTTAATTCAATGGTCTATAAGGAAGTTGATCCGTTGAACGGAGCCGGACGATATGATGTATTAATGAGTCCAGTCGATGGGCAGAAATTAAGTATTGCAGAAGGCGAAGGAATTGTCGTCTACAATGGCTTTGGCGTCTTCCAAGGACGCGCCAAGTTTGTCGATATCGCACCAGGCAATATCGAAGTCCATTTTCCTGAAGGAAACTTCTTGTTACCGCGCGGACGGTATGAGAAATTTGCGGGTATTCCTGACTACAATATCACCGTCCATGTGGAAAAAGCAGAACGCTACAATGCGAGAAAAGATACAGAATATGTAGAAAGACCAATTCCAGACCTGGAAACAGAGGTCAGTTAA
- a CDS encoding OFA family MFS transporter has product MKTKKNRWLIALSAVGIHISIGSVYAWSNFTAPLKEMFGWSDSQVAMTFSIAILFLGLSAAFLGHFVEKYGPRKAGLLAAIFFGVGITGSGLAVALESRPLLYFFYGALGGIGLGVGYIAPVSTLIKWFPDRRGLATGLAIMGFGFAAAISSPIMNMLIEAVGVANTFYILGLSYFVIMLLSSLYLEKPEEGWLPEGYQDKINSGKAKPNMDLSQLMANEAVKTKRFWYLWLMLFINITCGIAILAVAKPLAMESIGIDMAQAAALVGAIGIFNGLGRIGWASFSDIIGRPATYTTFFILQMVIFFVLPDVSTKWLFIGLLIVVYTCYGGGFSSIPAYIGDLFGTKQLGAIHGYILTAWAAAGLVGPLFAAWIKDTTGSYSGSLTFFSGLFVAAFIISLLIRLDINKLKKNQIQNQTELQNKVG; this is encoded by the coding sequence ATGAAAACGAAAAAAAATCGCTGGTTAATTGCTTTATCTGCTGTTGGAATTCATATTTCCATTGGCTCCGTGTATGCATGGAGTAACTTTACCGCACCACTTAAAGAAATGTTTGGCTGGTCCGACTCACAGGTGGCCATGACCTTCAGTATTGCGATTCTTTTCTTAGGTTTATCGGCCGCATTTCTAGGACATTTTGTAGAGAAATACGGACCAAGGAAAGCAGGGCTATTGGCTGCAATCTTCTTTGGAGTTGGTATCACTGGGTCAGGTCTTGCTGTAGCATTAGAATCAAGACCCTTATTGTACTTTTTCTACGGGGCACTAGGCGGCATCGGTCTAGGTGTAGGTTATATTGCGCCTGTTTCAACACTTATTAAATGGTTCCCTGACCGAAGAGGCTTAGCAACTGGGCTTGCGATTATGGGCTTCGGCTTCGCAGCGGCAATCAGCAGTCCGATTATGAATATGCTGATTGAAGCAGTGGGGGTAGCCAATACTTTTTATATTCTTGGTCTTTCCTATTTTGTGATTATGCTTCTTTCTTCCTTATATCTGGAAAAGCCAGAGGAAGGATGGCTGCCTGAGGGTTATCAAGACAAAATCAACAGTGGAAAAGCAAAGCCGAATATGGATTTATCACAATTAATGGCGAATGAAGCGGTTAAAACGAAGCGTTTCTGGTATTTATGGTTGATGTTGTTTATTAACATTACATGTGGTATTGCGATTTTAGCAGTAGCCAAGCCGCTTGCAATGGAAAGTATCGGAATTGACATGGCACAAGCAGCAGCACTGGTTGGAGCCATCGGAATTTTTAATGGGTTAGGAAGAATTGGCTGGGCTAGTTTTTCAGATATTATTGGACGACCCGCCACCTATACAACATTTTTCATTTTGCAAATGGTGATTTTCTTCGTATTACCTGATGTATCGACTAAATGGTTATTTATTGGATTGCTGATTGTGGTTTATACCTGCTACGGTGGAGGTTTTTCATCCATTCCTGCTTATATTGGCGACCTATTTGGTACGAAGCAATTAGGGGCAATTCACGGATACATCTTAACAGCCTGGGCTGCGGCAGGTCTTGTTGGACCATTATTTGCAGCATGGATTAAAGACACAACCGGTAGTTATTCTGGCAGCTTAACGTTCTTTTCTGGATTGTTTGTGGCTGCGTTTATCATCTCGTTGTTGATCCGCTTAGACATTAACAAATTAAAGAAAAATCAAATACAAAATCAAACTGAATTGCAAAATAAGGTAGGATAA
- a CDS encoding LysR family transcriptional regulator, whose protein sequence is MDYRDWEILKVLYHQKNLTKTARLLFLTQPALTTRLKHMQEELGVKIVTRESRGVHFTPQGEYLVHCAEEALAHYEKIKENVQNMSNNESDEVVGTLKLGVSNFFANYELPYVLKLFKMQYPHVEFKVVTGWSRDVTQLIHNKDVHISFVRGDYGWRGLSKHQLFEENICIASMNGIDIMDLPRLPRIEYRGDYLLKSVIDHWWAENYAQAPFISIEVDQVDTCKEMVINGLGYGILSSRVLTGIEDLQKIHLLDQEGNPILRRTWMYYHTESLEWNVVKAFVHFIENFDWKDN, encoded by the coding sequence ATGGATTACCGTGACTGGGAAATACTAAAGGTGCTATATCATCAAAAGAATCTTACAAAAACAGCTCGCCTCTTATTTCTTACTCAACCCGCATTAACGACTCGATTAAAGCATATGCAGGAAGAACTCGGCGTTAAAATCGTAACCCGTGAAAGCAGAGGCGTGCATTTTACCCCACAAGGAGAATATCTTGTTCATTGTGCTGAGGAGGCCCTTGCTCATTATGAAAAGATTAAAGAAAATGTCCAAAATATGAGTAATAACGAAAGTGACGAAGTGGTAGGTACGCTGAAATTGGGGGTATCCAATTTTTTCGCGAATTATGAACTTCCCTATGTTTTGAAATTATTTAAAATGCAATATCCACATGTGGAATTCAAAGTGGTTACAGGGTGGAGCAGAGACGTAACTCAACTTATACACAATAAAGATGTTCATATTAGCTTTGTTCGGGGAGACTATGGTTGGAGGGGATTATCAAAACATCAATTATTTGAGGAAAACATATGCATAGCATCAATGAATGGGATTGATATAATGGATCTCCCTCGTCTTCCTAGAATCGAATATAGAGGAGATTATCTATTAAAATCAGTAATTGATCATTGGTGGGCTGAAAATTATGCACAAGCGCCCTTTATCAGTATAGAAGTCGACCAAGTTGATACGTGTAAGGAAATGGTTATAAATGGATTAGGCTATGGCATCTTGTCAAGCAGGGTACTTACCGGTATAGAAGATTTACAAAAAATCCACCTACTTGATCAAGAAGGAAATCCTATATTGCGTAGAACGTGGATGTATTACCATACAGAATCTCTAGAATGGAATGTAGTTAAGGCGTTTGTACATTTTATCGAAAATTTCGACTGGAAAGACAATTGA
- a CDS encoding DUF2294 domain-containing protein: protein MNKYEAEFSNIVRAYRKRHMGKGPSQVRTTFCKNWAICELEGNLSPIEKFIATAEDGKQMLRSARTEMVKEIYKKNHPQEMEELLGANFICVFVDIDIEEDKGMSIFVFDQDLEEKFKV from the coding sequence GTGAATAAATATGAAGCAGAATTTAGTAATATCGTTCGCGCCTACAGAAAACGACATATGGGAAAAGGTCCTAGTCAAGTGAGAACAACCTTCTGTAAGAACTGGGCCATTTGTGAGCTAGAGGGAAATTTATCTCCAATCGAAAAATTTATTGCAACGGCTGAAGATGGAAAACAAATGCTGCGCTCGGCTCGTACCGAAATGGTAAAAGAGATTTATAAGAAAAATCATCCTCAGGAAATGGAAGAGCTTCTTGGTGCGAATTTTATTTGTGTCTTTGTTGATATCGATATTGAAGAGGACAAGGGAATGTCAATCTTCGTGTTTGACCAAGATCTTGAGGAAAAGTTTAAAGTTTAA